From a region of the Helianthus annuus cultivar XRQ/B chromosome 5, HanXRQr2.0-SUNRISE, whole genome shotgun sequence genome:
- the LOC110943208 gene encoding uncharacterized protein LOC110943208, with protein MEPDEPYHLAWERFQTLITRCSQHGLSDWALVEKFYNGLTPEIRARFDTSAGGQLMGKKTVAECNDLFESFAHSDMDYSTTSRTSIPVRTTSTGRGVNQVGLDSSVAAAVERAKEELRQEMRQELNEIKKKVDSGNSSGYRSSGNPPGFPSGQYQSRGPGIYTHSGSGQFSGPGSSGQFSSGGPTQESYGGGKAPEVSTSRLEDMFAQMMTQTDAFMKNQEQTNKNNELQFKNQQSALLDLQRTVGGLAKQLQEHPPGQFSGNTFPNPTNPSAKAITTRIGKSLGEVVREREVEEVEEEVDEEIEMEAPGKLKINLPFIEALQSMHKYAKFLKDLLKPKERIGELSNIPLTGGCSAVVLNKLPEKLTDPDTFTIPCFFGGAVTPSHALADLGASINLMPFSLYERLGLGELTPTRMSLSLADRSVKYPRGIVENLLVKVDRFVFPVDFVVLDMEADERVPIILGRPFLRTAKAIIDVFDGKISLRAGDEIVTFEIDRAMQHPSGRDDDVGPCHSVYFLNSFISCVDTCLEYISGADLVGEGVVDEHSEDEVEEVEEEQLDESDELSAEPLELDAISDESTPVEIPPPLELKVLPSHLEYAFLGEKPNMPVIISSKLTEEEKARLIEVLREHSDAIAWRLSDIKGISPTFCTHRILMEDVFKPIVQPQRRLNPNMQEVVKKEVMKLLEYGLIYPISDSAWDMVESSMEVFMDDFSVYGSSFDQCLANLEKMLKRCVETKLMLNWEKCHFMVTEGIVLGHKISRAGIEVDREKIDTISQLPPPTSVKSVRSFLGHAGFYRRFIRDFSKITRPMTRLLEKDVPFVFDGECLRAFEFLKERLVSAPILVSPDWSLPFEPMCDASDYAVGAVLGQRREKHFHPIYYASKTLNDAQENYTTTEKELLAVVFVFDKFRSYLVLSKTVVFIDHSALRHLFQKKDAKPRLIRWILLLSEFDIEIKDKKGVENVAADHLSRLEDPKREEIREEAIGDRFPHQSIDAVTAGAVDLPWYSDIANYLADGFVMESLSLQQKRKLTRDSRKYIWDDPYLFRIGGDVLRRCVSREEGAGILRHVHEGLTGGHHGAHLTAQKVFDCGFYWPTVVEDATEFVRKCDRCQRTGNISSKDEMPQNPIQVLEVFDVWGIDFMGPFPSSSGNRYILVAIDYVSKWVEAQASPTNDARVVVRFLKKLFTRFGTPRAIISDRGTHFCNVVMEKALERYGVTHRLSTAYHPQTSGQVENANRGVKRILEKTVGKSRQDWSDKLDDALWAFRTAYKTPLGMTPFMIVYGKACHLPVELEHRALWALKTVNLDLTEAARRRFFQIHELEVLWDATYDRSWSIKEKSKALHDRKLRKLKEFKVGDQVLLFNSRLKLIAGKLKSRWSGPYVVKEVFPYGTVELFDEASSHVWKVNGHRLKHYIGGPIDTVEEETVPLSDPPSTAT; from the exons ATGGAGCCAGATGAGCCTTATCACTTAGCTTGGGAGCGTTTTCAGACCCTGATTACCCGTTGTTCTCAGCATGGTCTATCTGACTGGGCGTTAGTAGAGAAGTTCTACAATGGACTTACTCCTGAGATTAGGGCTCGTTTCGATACTTCAGCAGGAGGTCAGCTTATGGGAAAGAAGACAGTGGCGGAGTGCAATGATTTGTTTGAGAGTTTTGCCCACTCCGATATGGACTACAGCACTACCAGCAGGACTTCCATTCCTGTGCGTACCACCTCGACCGGTCGAGGGGTAAACCAAGTTGGCTTGGATTCATCGGTAGCTGCAGCAGTCGAGAGAGCGAAGGAGGAGTTGAGGCAAGAGATGAGGCAGGAGTTGAATGAGATAAAGAAGAAAGTCGATAG TGGTAATTCGAGTGGTTATCGTTCGTCTGGAAATCCTCCTGGATTTCCATCTGGTCAGTATCAGAGTAGAGGGCCCGGTATTTACACGCATTCTGGTTCAGGGCAGTTTAGTGGGCCAGGGTCGAGTGGTCAGTTTTCTAGTGGAGGACCGACTCAGGAGAGTTATGGTGGTGGGAAGGCTCCTGAGGTTAGCACGAGCAGGTTGGAGGACATGTTCGCTCAGATGATGACGCAGACCGATGCGTTCATGAAAAATCAGGAGCAAACTAACAAAAACAACGAGCTTCAGTTCAAGAATCAGCAGTCCGCCCTCCTCGATCTTCAGAGGACAGTAGGCGGGCTTGCTAAGCAGTTACAGGAGCACCCACCGGGTCAGTTTTCGGGAAACACTTTCCCGAATCCCACAAATCCGTCAGCGAAGGCGATTACGACCCGTATTGGGAAGAGTTTGGGAGAGGTAGTGAGAGAAAGAGAGGTTGAAGAAGTAGAGGAGGAGGTCGATGAGGAGATCgagatggaggctccaggcaag TTGAAGATCAATCTTCCGTTCATTGAGGCACTTCAGTCTATGCATAAGTACGCGAAATTCCTTAAAGATCTTTTGAAACCTAAGGAGAGAATAGGTGAGCTTTCGAATATTCCATTGACAGGAGGTTGTTCCGCGGTAGTCTTGAATAAGCTACCAGAGAAGTTGACCGACCCTGACACATTCACGATTCCATGTTTCTTTGGGGGAGCCGTTACCCCTTCTCACGCCTTAGCCGATTTAGGGGCCAGCATCAATCTGATGCCATTCTCGTTGTATGAGCGACTTGGTCTAGGAGAGCTTACACCCACGCGCATGTCATTGTCCTTGGCTGACCGATCAGTCAAGTATCCTCGTGGGATAGTAGAGAATTTGTTGGTGAAGGTCGATAGGTTTGTGTTCCCAGTAGATTTCGTTGTGCTCGACATGGAGGCCGATGAGAGAGTTCCTATTATTCTAGGCCGTCCATTCCTTCGAACCGCAAAGGCGATCATCGACGTCTTTGACGGTAAGATTTCTCTTCGTGCGGGTGACGAGATTGTCACATTCGAGATCGATAGAGCGATGCAGCATCCTAGCGGCCGTGATGATGATGTTGGGCCGTGTCATTCCGTTTACTTTCTCAATTCATTCATATCTTGTGTCGACACATGTCTTGAGTACATTAGTGGAGCTGATTTAGTAGGAGAGGGAGTTGTTGACGAGCATTCTGAGGATGAGGTAGAGGAGGTAGAGGAGGAGCAGTTAGATGAGAGCGATGAGTTGAGTGCTGAGCCCTTAGAGCTCGATGCGATTAGTGATGAGAGTACTCCCGTAGAGATTCCACCACCTTTAGAACTTAAGGTTCTTCCTTCACATCTCGAGTACGCGTTTCTAGGAGAGAAGCCGAATATGCCTGTCATCATTTCTTCGAAGTTGACAGAGGAGGAGAAGGCGAGGTTGATTGAGGTGCTTAGAGAGCACAGTGATGCGATTGCATGGAGGCTATCCGATATCAAGGGCATTAGCCCTACCTTTTGCACGCATCGCATTCTGATGGAGGACGTTTTCAAGCCTATAGTGCAGCCGCAGCGTCGGTTGAATCCGAATATGCAGGAggtagtgaagaaggaggtgatgaaGTTGCTGGAGTATGGTTTGATCTATCCTATTTCTGATTCAGCTTGG GATATGGTCGAGAGTTCGATGGAGGTTTTTATGGATGACTTCTCAGTGTATGGTAGTTCTTTCGATCAGTGTTTGGCGAATCTTGAGAAGATGTTGAAGAGATGCGTGGAGACGAAGTTGATGCTGaactgggagaagtgtcacttcatggtgactGAGGGGATTGTGCTAGGGCATAAGATTTCACGAGCAGGTATTGAGGTTGATAGAGAAAAGATAGATACGATTAGCCAGCTTCCTCCGCCGACTAGTGTGAAGTCGGTTCGTAGTTTTCTCGGTCATGCGGGATTTTATAGGCGCTTTATtagggatttttccaaaatcactcgCCCCATGACGCGATTGTTGGAGAAGGACGTTCCTTTCGTCTTTGACGGGGAGTGCCTTCGAGCGTTTGAGTTTCTGAAGGAGAGGTTAGTGAGTGCACCGATCCTCGTGTCGCCTGATTGGAGCTTACCATTCGAGCCGATGTGCGATGCGAGTGACTACGCAGTGGGTGCGGTGTTAGGGCAGAGACGGGAGAAGCATTTTCACCCGATTTACTACGCAAGTAAAACGTTGAATGATGCCCAGGAGAATTACACCACCACGGAGAAGGAGTTGTTGGCGGTGGTGTTCGTGTTCGATAAATTCCGATCATATCTCGTTCTTTCGAAAACCGTCGTGTTCATTGATCATTCTGCTCTTCGTCACTTGTTTCAGAAGAAGGACGCGAAGCCGCGTCTTATACGATGGATTCTGCTTCTTTCCGAGTTCGACATTGAAATTAAGGATAAGAAGGGGGTAGAGAATGTGGCGGCGGACCACTTGTCCCGCTTAGAGGATCCGAAGCGAGAGGAGATTCGTGAGGAGGCGATAGGAGATAGATTCCCTCACCAGTCTATTGATGCTGTCACGGCAGGAGCCGTGGACCTCCCGTGGTATAGCGATATAGCCAATTATTTGGCCGATGGGTTTGTGATGGAGAGTCTGAGTTTGCAGCAGAAGAGGAAGCTGACGAGGGACTCTAGGAAGTACATCTGGGATGATCCCTATCTCTTCAGGATAGGCGGTGATGTTTTGAGGAGGTGTGTGAGTAGAGAAGAAGGTGCGGGGATCCTGAGGCACGTGCACGAGGGATTGACTGGAGGACATCACGGTGCGCATCTGACCGCACAGAAGGTGTTTGATTGTGGTTTCTATTGGCCGACGGTTGTAGAAGATGCGACCGAGTTTGTGAGGAAGTGTGACCGGTGCCAGCGgaccggcaacatctcatccaaggatgagatGCCCCAGAATCCCATTCAAGTGTTGGAAGTCTTTGACGTTTGGggcatcgatttcatgggaccatttccatcTTCGAGTGGAAATCGGTACATCCTCGTTGCGATTGACTACGTTTcgaagtgggtggaagctcaagCTTCGCCTACGAACGATGCACGAGTGGTGGTGAGGTTCTTGAAGAAGTTGTTTACGCGATTTGGTACGCCTAGAGCCATTATTAGTGATCGcggcacgcatttttgcaatgTGGTTATGGAGAAGGCGTTGGAGAGATATGGAGTTACGCACCGCTTGTCCACCGCGTATCATCCACAAACGAGCGGTCAAGTGGAGAACGCGAATCGAGGAGTGAAGCGGATTTTGGAGAAGACGGTAGGGAAGAGTAGGCAGGATTGGTCCGACAAGTTGGACGATGCGTTGTGGGCTTTCCGAACCGCCTACAAGACGCCATTAGGTATGACACCGTTTATGATCGTTTATGGGAAAGCGTGCCATTTACCGGTCGAGCTAGAGCATCGGGCTCTTTGGGCGCTCAAAACGGTGAATTTAGATTTGACCGAGGCCGCTAGGAGACGATTTTTCCAAATTCATGAGTTGGAGGTGCTTTGGGACGCCACATATGATCGTTCTTGGAGTATCAAGGAAAAGTCGAAAGCATTGCATGATAGGAAGTTGCGAAAGTTGAAGGAGTTTAAAGTGGGCGATCAAGTGCTATTGTTCAACTCGAGGTTGAAATTGATTGCCGGAAAGTTGAAGTCGAGATGGTCCGGGCCGTACGTCGTGAAGGAGGTTTTCCCGTACGGCACCGTCGAGTTGTTTGATGAAGCAAGTTCGCATGTGTGGAAGGTAAACGGGCATAGGTTGAAACATTACATAGGGGGTCCCATCGACACCGTCGAAGAGGAAACCGTTCCTCTTTCGGACCCGCCTAGCACCGCCACATAG